The following proteins are co-located in the Amblyraja radiata isolate CabotCenter1 chromosome 8, sAmbRad1.1.pri, whole genome shotgun sequence genome:
- the LOC116975880 gene encoding prolyl-tRNA synthetase associated domain-containing protein 1-like has protein sequence MASTEKRKELEDYLKGLNVETVCEEHPEVFTVEAMMPYVQHLAGAHSKNLFLKDKKKKCLWLVTILHNRQVNLNDLAKKLGAGSGNLRFADEGIMMEKLNVGQGCVTPLALFYDKQGDVKFVLDSNFVDGGHEIIYFHPMTNSATMGIKPVDFLHFVKETGHEPIIVNFD, from the exons ATGGCTTCGACTGAGAAGCGCAAAGAGCTGGAAGATTATCTGAAAGGGCTGAACGTGGAGACTGTATGCGAGGAACACCCTGAG GTCTTCACAGTTGAAGCTATGATGCCTTATGTGCAACACCTTGCGGGGGCACACAGTAAGAACTTGTTTCTTAAAGACAAGAAGAAAAAATGCTTGTGGTTAGTGACAATCTTACACAATAGACAGGTCAACTTGAATGACCTAGCAAAGAAGCTGGGTGCCGGAAGTGGAAATCTACGCTTTGCAGATGAAGGGATAATGATGGAAAAACTAAACGTTGGTCAAGGTTGTGTGACACCACTTGCTCTATTTTATGATAAACAAGGGGATGTAAAATTTGTGTTGGATTCAAACTTTGTGGATGGAGGACATGAAATAATCTATTTTCATCCGATGACCAATTCAGCCACTATGGGTATAAAGCCTGTGGATTTCCTACATTttgtaaaggaaacaggtcatgaaCCCATAATTGTAAATTTTGATTAA